A single Streptomyces sannanensis DNA region contains:
- the ilvN gene encoding acetolactate synthase small subunit has translation MSKHTLSVLVENTPGILARVAALFSRRGFNIDSLAVGVTEHPDISRITIVVNVEDLPLEQVTKQLNKLVNVLKIVELEPSAAIQRELVLVKVRADNETRSQIVEIVKLFRAKTVDVSPEAVTIEATGSSDKLDAMLKMLEQFGIKELVQSGTIAIGRGARSITDRSLRALDRSA, from the coding sequence ATGTCCAAGCACACGCTCTCCGTCCTGGTCGAGAACACGCCGGGCATCCTCGCCCGGGTCGCCGCCCTGTTCTCCCGTCGGGGCTTCAACATCGACTCGCTCGCGGTCGGTGTCACCGAGCACCCCGACATCTCCCGCATCACCATCGTGGTCAATGTCGAGGACCTTCCTCTGGAGCAGGTGACCAAGCAGCTCAACAAGCTGGTCAACGTCCTGAAGATCGTCGAGCTGGAGCCCAGCGCCGCAATCCAGCGCGAGCTGGTCCTGGTGAAGGTCCGCGCCGACAACGAGACCCGCTCCCAGATCGTGGAGATCGTCAAGCTGTTCCGCGCCAAGACGGTGGACGTCTCGCCCGAGGCCGTGACCATCGAGGCCACCGGTTCGAGCGACAAGCTCGACGCGATGCTGAAGATGCTCGAGCAGTTCGGCATCAAGGAGCTCGTCCAGTCGGGAACGATCGCCATAGGGCGCGGTGCCCGGTCCATCACGGACCGGTCCCTGCGCGCGCTCGACCGTTCCGCCTGA
- a CDS encoding putative bifunctional diguanylate cyclase/phosphodiesterase — MSAPGAVVPRRSAPGGTGLLPQLTLALMCAGYATGAAFGWGTRQLALFMGDFGLSFAAAAAAGSCFLHARRCEGGFRPAWLLFGISSTMAAAGNAVWGWYEVVLGRQVPSLSVADFFFLCFAPPAIVGLLVLAKRPVTRARWVCLALDSWLIGGSLLTLSWSLALAHTAHADGESVAGTALALAYPLLDIVLVSMVLALHFRRSSGNRSAINTAIAALALTVLCDALFTSPLLRENYRSGQMLDAGWFAGSLLLAYAPWGVRRTAYTEHDESGSDTDRPVAGSLAALTPYLAAAVCTLGILYNVIEDRSVDRVVLFTGCTVVLALVVRQGIMLLDNMKLTHELAQQENHFRSLVQGSSDVIMIAAPSGVLRYVSPAATGVYGRDADELVGSELASLIHPGDLGRVFHEVRRFLATPPAEEPTTRIECRFKSGSGEWLNVESTINRHQGGLIFNSRDVTERVRLQAQLQHSAEHDPLTDLPNRALFTARVRRALGGRRASDPGTAVLFIDLDGFKAVNDTIGHQAGDELLIQAAHRLAESVRSGDTAARLGGDEFAALILGDGSRDRAARERQVTEIADRLRQTLSQPYRIGEHENVRVAASIGVAFAEEGISPTDLMRNADLAMYRAKSAGKNRVEVYVPQCAEVVRRPGTARLRTVLHDGDLTLLHQPVVHLASGRISAVAAQARWRSAQGILLTPVEFQRFADTGPDADHGDRAAELGRRLLEQAVEKAAERARAGHQVPVAIRMPARRLLDRALPLGSVEALLSRHGLPSGALVIELADSDPRISFDDLERRLTALRKLGVRISLDGFGSGYAAINALRRLPVDVLRLDRTLVEGVVESARLHKITSGLLRIAGDLGLESVADGVDEPEQVTALRSMGCTHGQGMAFSEPLDEYRLRRSLIHGEFPVPGGVALPVLSGRPPVRSNNETPVPPT; from the coding sequence GTGAGCGCCCCCGGAGCCGTCGTCCCGCGGCGGTCGGCTCCCGGCGGAACCGGTTTGCTTCCCCAGCTGACGCTCGCCCTGATGTGCGCGGGCTATGCCACGGGTGCGGCGTTCGGCTGGGGGACGCGTCAACTGGCGCTCTTCATGGGCGACTTCGGCCTCAGTTTCGCGGCCGCGGCCGCCGCCGGCTCCTGCTTCCTCCACGCCCGCAGATGCGAGGGCGGCTTCCGGCCCGCCTGGCTGCTGTTCGGGATCTCCTCCACGATGGCGGCCGCGGGCAATGCCGTCTGGGGCTGGTACGAAGTGGTGCTGGGCCGCCAGGTGCCCAGCCTCTCCGTGGCGGACTTCTTCTTCCTCTGCTTCGCCCCGCCCGCGATCGTCGGGCTGCTGGTGCTGGCCAAGCGCCCGGTCACCCGGGCCCGCTGGGTGTGCCTCGCACTGGACTCCTGGCTGATCGGCGGCTCGCTGCTGACCCTCTCCTGGAGTCTGGCGCTCGCGCACACCGCGCATGCCGACGGCGAGAGCGTGGCCGGCACCGCGCTCGCCCTCGCCTATCCGCTGCTGGACATCGTGCTGGTCAGCATGGTGCTGGCGCTGCACTTCCGGCGCTCCTCCGGCAACCGCTCGGCGATCAACACCGCCATCGCCGCGCTCGCCCTGACGGTCCTGTGCGACGCGCTGTTCACCTCGCCGCTGCTGCGCGAGAACTACCGCTCGGGCCAGATGCTCGACGCCGGCTGGTTTGCGGGATCCCTGCTGCTCGCGTACGCCCCGTGGGGGGTTCGCCGCACGGCGTACACCGAGCACGACGAGTCCGGCTCCGACACCGACCGCCCCGTCGCCGGATCACTGGCCGCGCTCACGCCGTATCTCGCGGCGGCCGTCTGCACCCTCGGCATCCTCTACAACGTCATCGAGGACCGCAGCGTCGACAGAGTGGTGCTCTTCACCGGCTGCACGGTCGTGCTCGCCCTGGTCGTACGCCAAGGGATCATGCTCCTCGACAACATGAAGCTCACCCATGAACTCGCCCAGCAGGAGAACCACTTCCGCTCCCTGGTGCAGGGCTCCAGCGACGTCATCATGATCGCCGCCCCCAGCGGGGTACTGCGGTACGTCAGCCCCGCCGCCACCGGGGTGTACGGACGGGATGCCGACGAACTCGTCGGGTCCGAGCTCGCGTCCCTCATTCACCCCGGGGACCTGGGGCGCGTGTTCCACGAGGTACGCCGGTTTCTGGCCACCCCACCCGCCGAGGAGCCCACCACCCGGATCGAGTGCCGTTTCAAGTCCGGCAGCGGTGAGTGGCTGAACGTCGAGTCGACCATAAACCGCCACCAGGGCGGGCTGATCTTCAACAGTCGGGACGTGACCGAACGGGTCCGTCTCCAGGCCCAGCTCCAGCACAGCGCCGAGCACGATCCGCTGACCGACCTGCCCAACCGCGCCCTGTTCACCGCGCGCGTCCGGCGGGCCCTCGGCGGGCGGCGCGCCTCCGACCCCGGCACCGCCGTGCTCTTCATCGACCTCGACGGCTTCAAGGCGGTGAACGACACCATCGGCCACCAGGCGGGCGACGAGCTGCTGATCCAGGCGGCCCACCGGCTCGCCGAGTCCGTACGGTCCGGGGACACCGCGGCCCGGCTGGGCGGCGACGAGTTCGCGGCCCTCATCCTCGGCGACGGCAGCCGCGACCGGGCGGCCCGTGAGCGTCAGGTGACCGAGATCGCCGACAGGCTGCGGCAGACCCTCTCCCAGCCGTACCGGATCGGCGAGCACGAGAATGTACGGGTCGCCGCCTCCATCGGTGTCGCCTTCGCCGAGGAGGGCATCAGCCCCACCGACCTGATGCGCAACGCCGACCTCGCGATGTACCGGGCCAAGTCCGCCGGCAAGAACCGGGTCGAGGTGTACGTCCCGCAGTGCGCCGAGGTGGTCCGCAGGCCAGGGACCGCCCGGCTGCGCACCGTCCTGCACGACGGCGATCTCACTCTGCTGCACCAGCCGGTCGTGCACCTTGCCAGTGGCCGGATCTCGGCGGTCGCCGCCCAGGCCCGCTGGAGGTCCGCGCAGGGCATCCTCCTCACCCCCGTCGAATTCCAGCGGTTCGCGGACACGGGCCCGGACGCGGATCACGGCGACCGCGCGGCCGAGCTGGGCCGCCGACTGCTGGAACAGGCGGTCGAGAAGGCCGCCGAGCGCGCCAGGGCAGGGCACCAGGTGCCGGTGGCGATCCGGATGCCGGCCCGCAGGCTGCTGGACCGGGCGCTGCCGCTCGGCTCCGTGGAGGCGCTGCTGTCCCGGCACGGCCTGCCCTCCGGAGCCCTGGTCATCGAGCTGGCCGACAGTGACCCCCGGATCTCCTTCGACGACCTCGAGCGCCGGCTGACCGCACTGCGAAAGCTCGGTGTACGGATCTCGCTGGACGGCTTCGGCAGCGGTTACGCCGCCATCAACGCGCTGCGCCGGCTGCCCGTGGACGTCCTCCGGCTGGACCGGACCCTGGTCGAGGGGGTGGTGGAATCGGCCAGGCTGCACAAGATCACCAGCGGGCTGCTGAGGATCGCCGGCGACCTCGGCCTGGAATCGGTGGCGGACGGCGTGGACGAGCCGGAACAGGTGACCGCGCTGCGTTCCATGGGCTGTACGCACGGCCAGGGCATGGCATTCTCCGAGCCGTTGGACGAGTACCGGCTGCGCCGCTCGCTGATCCACGGGGAGTTCCCCGTTCCCGGCGGGGTCGCCCTGCCGGTGCTTTCCGGCCGTCCCCCGGTCCGCTCAAATAATGAGACTCCCGTCCCACCAACTTGA
- a CDS encoding aldo/keto reductase: MERRTIGAATLEVGAIGLGCMPMSWAYTASQQRGDRSLRTVHAALDAGSDLLDTADMYGPFTNELLVGRVLKERRSDAFVSTKCGLLVGGDQHVVANGRPGYVRRACDASLRRLQTEVIDLYQLHRPDPEVPVEETWGAMAELVTAGKVRALGFCAVGPRSSRRAGARRYAEAIRQLERVQQVFPVNAVEAELSVWSPEALDALLPWCEARGVGFLAALPLGGGYLTGTLTPGQGFEPDDVRARHPRFTAEMMAANQPVVAGLRRVAERHGATPAQVALAWVLGRGRHVVPIPGAKRERWAVENAGAAGLKLTTEDLVEIAALPPARGSWD, from the coding sequence GTGGAGCGCAGGACAATCGGTGCGGCAACCCTCGAGGTGGGGGCGATCGGACTCGGCTGCATGCCGATGAGCTGGGCCTACACCGCTTCACAGCAGCGCGGCGACCGCTCGCTGCGCACCGTGCACGCCGCGCTCGACGCCGGCTCGGACCTGCTGGACACCGCCGACATGTACGGACCGTTCACCAATGAGCTGCTGGTCGGCCGGGTACTGAAGGAGCGCCGCAGCGACGCCTTCGTGTCGACCAAGTGCGGGCTGCTGGTGGGCGGGGATCAGCATGTGGTGGCCAACGGCCGCCCCGGCTATGTGCGCCGGGCCTGCGACGCCTCGCTGCGGCGGCTGCAGACCGAGGTGATCGACCTGTACCAGCTGCACCGCCCGGATCCGGAGGTGCCGGTCGAGGAGACCTGGGGCGCGATGGCCGAGCTCGTGACCGCGGGCAAGGTGCGGGCGCTGGGATTCTGCGCGGTGGGACCGCGGTCCTCGCGGCGCGCGGGGGCGCGCCGCTACGCCGAAGCGATCCGGCAGCTCGAACGGGTGCAGCAGGTCTTCCCGGTGAACGCGGTCGAGGCGGAGCTGTCCGTGTGGTCGCCGGAGGCACTGGACGCGCTGCTGCCGTGGTGCGAGGCGCGCGGGGTCGGTTTCCTGGCCGCGCTGCCGCTGGGCGGCGGCTATCTGACAGGGACTCTGACGCCCGGCCAGGGCTTCGAACCGGACGACGTACGCGCGCGGCATCCGCGGTTCACCGCCGAGATGATGGCCGCCAACCAGCCGGTGGTCGCAGGGCTGCGCCGGGTGGCGGAGCGGCACGGCGCCACGCCGGCGCAGGTCGCGCTGGCGTGGGTGCTGGGGCGGGGACGGCACGTGGTGCCGATCCCGGGCGCGAAACGGGAGCGGTGGGCGGTGGAGAACGCAGGCGCGGCGGGGCTGAAGCTGACAACGGAGGACCTGGTGGAGATCGCCGCGCTGCCGCCGGCGAGGGGATCATGGGACTGA
- a CDS encoding PQQ-dependent sugar dehydrogenase gives MQHQPVKALLAAAAALLLLAGCSGESKGPQGSGSSRPNPAASGPASTASPSGAPAKGSVKVLSTLTKDLASPWGLAALPDGDLLVSSRDQGTITRIDTETGRKTLLGSVPGVAPGGEGGLLGLAVPPTYASDHLVYAYFTTESDNRIARVLYDERKPAGQQLGAPDTILRGIPKGVIHNGGRIAFGPDGMLYAGTGETGNPGLAQDKKSLGGKILRMTPDGRPLHGNPYPDSVVYSYGHRNVQGLSWDADKRLWASEFGQHEWDELNLIQPGKNYGWPEVEGKGGRPEYVDPVAVWPVAEASPSGIAYVRGSIWMAGLRGERLWRIPLRGAGLAAEPQAFLKGEYGRLRTVLAAGGDRMWLMTSNTDTRGTPKPGDDRILLLQVK, from the coding sequence GTGCAACATCAGCCTGTGAAGGCACTGTTGGCCGCTGCCGCCGCGCTTCTCCTCCTGGCCGGATGCTCCGGGGAGAGCAAGGGGCCCCAGGGCAGCGGGAGTTCCCGGCCCAACCCGGCCGCCTCCGGCCCCGCGAGCACCGCTTCGCCGAGCGGGGCGCCCGCCAAGGGGTCCGTGAAGGTGCTCTCCACGCTCACCAAGGACCTCGCCTCGCCCTGGGGGCTCGCCGCCCTGCCCGACGGTGATCTGCTGGTCTCCTCACGCGACCAGGGCACCATCACCCGGATCGACACGGAGACCGGCAGGAAGACCCTGCTGGGCTCCGTGCCCGGGGTCGCGCCCGGTGGCGAGGGCGGACTGCTGGGCCTGGCCGTACCGCCCACCTATGCCTCGGACCATCTGGTGTACGCATACTTCACCACCGAGTCCGACAATCGCATCGCGCGCGTGCTGTACGACGAGCGCAAGCCCGCCGGGCAGCAGCTGGGCGCGCCCGACACGATCCTGCGGGGCATCCCGAAGGGCGTCATCCACAACGGTGGACGGATCGCCTTCGGCCCGGACGGGATGCTCTACGCCGGCACCGGCGAGACCGGCAACCCTGGCCTCGCTCAGGACAAGAAGTCACTGGGCGGCAAGATCCTGCGGATGACCCCGGACGGCAGGCCGCTGCACGGCAATCCGTATCCCGACTCGGTCGTCTACTCGTACGGGCACCGTAATGTGCAGGGTCTCTCCTGGGACGCGGACAAGCGGCTGTGGGCCTCGGAGTTCGGCCAGCACGAGTGGGACGAGCTCAATCTGATCCAGCCCGGCAAGAACTACGGCTGGCCCGAGGTGGAAGGCAAGGGCGGCCGGCCCGAGTACGTGGACCCGGTCGCGGTGTGGCCCGTCGCCGAGGCCTCGCCGAGCGGGATCGCCTACGTCCGGGGCTCCATCTGGATGGCCGGCCTCCGGGGCGAGCGGCTGTGGCGCATCCCGCTGCGCGGCGCCGGGCTCGCGGCCGAACCGCAGGCGTTCCTGAAGGGCGAGTACGGCCGGCTGCGCACGGTGCTGGCGGCGGGCGGCGACCGGATGTGGCTGATGACAAGCAACACGGACACCCGCGGCACGCCGAAGCCGGGCGACGACCGGATCCTGCTGCTGCAGGTGAAGTAG
- a CDS encoding acetolactate synthase large subunit produces the protein MTEQASGAPHPQPRPRSGGQQSVHVEHVTGAQSLIRSLEEVGADTVFGIPGGAILPAYDPLMDSKRVRHILVRHEQGAGHAATGYAQATGKVGVCMATSGPGATNLVTPIADAHMDSVPMVAITGQVSSKAIGTDAFQEADIVGITMPITKHNFLVTKAEDIPRTIAEAFHIASTGRPGPVLVDISKDALQARTTFSWPPVMDLPGYRPVSKPHAKQIREAAKLITQAKRPVLYVGGGVLKAHATAELKVLAELTGAPVTTTLMALGAFPDSHPLHVGMPGMHGAVTAVTALQKSDLIVALGARFDDRVTGKLDSFAPHAKIVHADIDPAEIGKNRAADVPIVGDAREVIADLVQAVQAEHNEGQVGDYTDWWKDLNRWRETYPLGYELPEDGSLSPQQVIQRIGRLAPKDTIFAAGVGQHQMWAAHFIDYEQPATWLNSGGAGTMGYSVPAAMGAKAGMPERTVWAIDGDGCFQMTNQELTTCALNNIPIKVAIINNGALGMVRQWQTLFYNERYSSTVLHAEETGHAATGSQLGASAVPRHGTRVPDFVKLSEAMGCVALRCEDPADLDRVIEEANAINDRPVVIDFIVHEDAMVWPMVAAGTSNDEVMAARGVRPDFGDYSEDD, from the coding sequence ATGACCGAGCAGGCCTCCGGGGCCCCGCATCCGCAGCCGCGGCCCCGTTCCGGCGGACAGCAGTCCGTCCACGTTGAGCACGTCACGGGCGCGCAGTCCCTCATCCGCTCCCTCGAGGAGGTTGGGGCCGACACGGTATTCGGGATTCCCGGTGGTGCCATCCTGCCGGCGTACGACCCGCTGATGGACTCCAAGAGGGTCCGCCACATCCTGGTCCGGCACGAGCAGGGCGCCGGGCACGCCGCCACCGGCTACGCCCAGGCCACCGGCAAGGTCGGCGTGTGCATGGCCACCTCGGGCCCGGGTGCCACCAACCTGGTCACCCCGATCGCCGACGCGCACATGGACTCCGTGCCGATGGTCGCGATCACCGGCCAGGTCTCCTCCAAGGCGATCGGCACCGACGCCTTTCAGGAGGCGGACATCGTCGGCATCACCATGCCGATCACCAAGCACAACTTCCTGGTCACCAAGGCCGAGGACATCCCGCGGACGATCGCGGAGGCCTTCCACATCGCCTCCACCGGCCGCCCGGGCCCGGTCCTGGTCGACATCTCCAAGGACGCGCTCCAGGCGCGTACCACCTTCTCCTGGCCGCCGGTCATGGACCTGCCGGGCTACCGGCCGGTCTCCAAGCCGCACGCCAAGCAGATCCGTGAGGCCGCCAAGCTGATCACCCAGGCCAAGCGCCCGGTGTTGTACGTCGGCGGAGGCGTCCTGAAGGCGCACGCCACGGCCGAGCTGAAGGTCCTCGCCGAACTGACGGGCGCCCCCGTCACCACCACCCTGATGGCGCTCGGCGCGTTCCCCGACAGCCACCCGCTGCACGTCGGCATGCCCGGCATGCACGGCGCCGTCACCGCCGTGACCGCGCTGCAGAAGTCCGACCTGATCGTCGCTCTCGGTGCCCGCTTCGACGATCGCGTCACCGGCAAGCTGGACAGCTTCGCCCCGCACGCCAAGATCGTCCACGCCGACATCGACCCGGCCGAGATCGGCAAGAACCGTGCCGCCGACGTGCCGATCGTCGGTGACGCCCGCGAGGTCATCGCCGACCTGGTGCAGGCCGTCCAGGCCGAGCACAACGAGGGCCAGGTCGGCGACTACACCGACTGGTGGAAGGACCTCAACCGCTGGCGCGAGACGTACCCGCTGGGCTACGAGCTCCCCGAGGACGGCAGCCTCTCCCCGCAGCAGGTCATCCAGCGTATCGGCCGGCTCGCCCCGAAGGACACGATCTTCGCCGCGGGCGTCGGCCAGCACCAGATGTGGGCCGCCCACTTCATCGACTACGAGCAGCCGGCCACCTGGCTGAACTCCGGCGGCGCCGGAACGATGGGCTACTCGGTGCCGGCCGCGATGGGCGCCAAGGCCGGTATGCCGGAGCGTACGGTCTGGGCGATCGACGGCGACGGGTGCTTCCAGATGACCAACCAGGAACTGACCACCTGCGCGCTGAACAACATCCCGATCAAGGTCGCGATCATCAACAACGGCGCGCTGGGCATGGTCCGCCAGTGGCAGACCCTCTTCTACAACGAGCGGTACTCCAGCACCGTCCTGCACGCCGAGGAGACGGGCCACGCGGCCACCGGTTCCCAGCTCGGCGCCAGCGCCGTGCCGCGCCACGGCACCCGCGTCCCGGACTTCGTCAAGCTGTCCGAGGCCATGGGCTGTGTCGCGCTGCGCTGCGAGGACCCTGCGGACCTGGACCGGGTCATCGAAGAGGCCAATGCCATCAACGACCGCCCCGTCGTGATCGACTTCATCGTCCACGAGGACGCCATGGTCTGGCCGATGGTCGCGGCAGGCACCTCCAACGACGAGGTCATGGCCGCCCGTGGCGTCCGCCCCGACTTCGGCGACTACAGCGAAGACGACTGA
- a CDS encoding DUF6191 domain-containing protein, which produces MPERAYAGASHRSAGGILFNLIHELPGRRHTEDERRRLELTRVDLGTDDPDRGP; this is translated from the coding sequence GTGCCGGAACGTGCCTACGCCGGGGCAAGCCACCGAAGCGCAGGGGGCATCCTGTTCAACCTCATCCACGAACTGCCGGGCCGCAGACACACCGAGGACGAGCGCAGACGTCTTGAACTCACCCGCGTCGACCTCGGCACCGACGACCCGGACCGGGGCCCGTAG
- a CDS encoding 2-hydroxyacid dehydrogenase — MTADVWLPIPADEIEGLPEGLNYRLWDGGPDYPADPADCAFYVVPYMKGTEIALRPLAAMTRVRVVQTLTAGIDHVEPGLGLLRPGVELCNARGVHEASTAELALALVLASLRGIPDFVRGQDAGEWRAGFRPALADKSVLIVGYGSIGAAIEDRLAPFECARVARVARSARTSERGEVHALADLPALLPEADVVVISTPLTPATTGLVDAEFLARMKDGALLVNIARGAVVDTKALLAELDGGRLTAALDVTDPEPLPPGHPLWRAPGVLITPHVGGPTSAFMPRAKRLLAGQLTRFAAGEPLGNVVLTTG, encoded by the coding sequence ATGACTGCAGATGTGTGGCTGCCGATTCCGGCGGACGAGATCGAGGGGCTCCCCGAGGGGCTGAACTACCGCCTCTGGGACGGCGGCCCCGACTATCCGGCCGACCCGGCCGACTGCGCCTTCTATGTGGTCCCGTACATGAAGGGCACGGAGATCGCGCTCCGCCCGCTGGCCGCGATGACGCGCGTACGGGTCGTGCAGACACTCACCGCGGGCATCGACCATGTGGAGCCGGGCCTCGGACTGCTGCGCCCGGGCGTCGAGCTGTGCAACGCCCGTGGCGTCCACGAGGCCAGCACCGCCGAGCTCGCGCTCGCCCTCGTCCTCGCCTCGTTGCGCGGCATCCCCGACTTCGTGCGCGGCCAGGACGCGGGGGAGTGGCGGGCCGGGTTCCGACCGGCGCTCGCCGACAAGTCCGTGCTCATCGTCGGGTACGGATCGATCGGTGCCGCGATCGAGGACCGGCTCGCGCCCTTCGAGTGCGCGCGGGTGGCACGCGTCGCGCGCTCCGCCCGTACATCGGAGCGCGGTGAAGTGCACGCACTCGCCGATCTTCCGGCGCTGCTTCCCGAGGCCGATGTCGTGGTGATCTCCACCCCGCTCACCCCGGCCACCACCGGCCTGGTGGACGCGGAGTTCCTGGCACGGATGAAGGACGGCGCGCTGCTGGTCAACATCGCCCGCGGCGCGGTGGTCGACACCAAGGCGCTTCTCGCCGAACTGGACGGCGGCCGGCTCACCGCGGCCCTCGACGTCACCGACCCCGAGCCACTGCCTCCGGGCCACCCGCTCTGGCGGGCCCCGGGTGTGCTGATCACCCCGCATGTGGGCGGTCCCACCTCGGCGTTCATGCCGCGCGCGAAGCGTCTGCTGGCCGGTCAGCTGACCCGCTTCGCGGCGGGTGAGCCCCTGGGGAACGTCGTGCTGACGACCGGCTGA
- the ilvC gene encoding ketol-acid reductoisomerase: protein MAELFYDDDADLSIIQGRKVAVIGYGSQGHAHALSLRDSGVDVRVGLHEGSKSKAKAEEQGLRVVTPAEAAAEADVIMILIPDPIQAQVYEESIKGNLKDGDALFFAHGFNVRFGFIKPPANVDVALVAPKGPGHLVRRQYEEGRGVPAIAAVEQDATGNAFALALSYAKAIGGTRAGVIKTSFTEETETDLFGEQAVLCGGASALVKAGFETLVEAGYQPEIAYFECLHELKLIVDLMYEGGLEKMRWSVSETAEWGDYITGPRVITDATKAEMKKVLGEIQDGTFAKNWMDEYHGGLKKYNEYKKADSDHLLETTGKELRKLMSWVDNEEA, encoded by the coding sequence GTGGCCGAGCTGTTCTACGACGACGATGCCGACCTGTCCATCATCCAGGGCCGCAAGGTCGCGGTCATCGGCTACGGCAGCCAGGGTCACGCCCACGCGCTGTCGCTGCGTGACTCGGGTGTCGATGTCCGCGTCGGTCTGCACGAGGGCTCGAAGTCCAAGGCCAAGGCCGAGGAGCAGGGCCTGCGCGTGGTGACTCCGGCCGAGGCCGCCGCCGAGGCCGACGTCATCATGATCCTCATCCCGGACCCGATCCAGGCCCAGGTCTACGAGGAGTCCATCAAGGGCAACCTGAAGGACGGCGACGCGCTGTTCTTCGCCCACGGCTTCAACGTCCGCTTCGGCTTCATCAAGCCCCCGGCCAACGTGGACGTCGCCCTGGTCGCCCCGAAGGGCCCGGGCCACCTGGTGCGCCGCCAGTACGAGGAGGGCCGCGGCGTTCCGGCGATCGCCGCCGTCGAGCAGGACGCGACCGGCAACGCCTTCGCGCTGGCCCTGTCGTACGCCAAGGCCATCGGCGGCACCCGGGCCGGCGTCATCAAGACGAGCTTCACCGAGGAGACCGAGACCGACCTGTTCGGTGAGCAGGCCGTTCTCTGCGGTGGCGCGTCCGCCCTGGTGAAGGCGGGCTTCGAGACCCTGGTCGAGGCCGGCTACCAGCCGGAGATCGCCTACTTCGAGTGCCTGCACGAGCTGAAGCTGATCGTGGACCTCATGTACGAGGGCGGCCTGGAGAAGATGCGCTGGTCGGTCTCCGAGACCGCCGAGTGGGGCGACTACATCACCGGCCCGCGCGTCATCACCGACGCCACCAAGGCCGAGATGAAGAAGGTCCTCGGCGAGATCCAGGACGGCACCTTCGCCAAGAACTGGATGGACGAGTACCACGGCGGCCTGAAGAAGTACAACGAGTACAAGAAGGCCGACAGCGACCACCTGCTGGAGACCACCGGCAAGGAGCTGCGCAAGCTCATGAGCTGGGTGGACAACGAGGAGGCGTAA